Proteins co-encoded in one Papaver somniferum cultivar HN1 chromosome 5, ASM357369v1, whole genome shotgun sequence genomic window:
- the LOC113279580 gene encoding aspartic proteinase nepenthesin-2-like gives MNPDVERLPVIYEPTRFYVAMVGLGASKTFNQDAPLYPWRSSTTYRHVPCNTHPLCKGDKYNADGKCTCLSKYVSGSVTSGIVAEEKFTLGSDIGGLESIELLMGCAFIQENFEKYIGNNHLRGKPDLIVGISGLGSEQWSFLNQLGVVGQVKFAYCFERFNSKIEGSNTYLRFDADAIIGGVGQEVRKTPIIVSHFRPQLYYLNLEDINVGNKRVGFPRGTFKLNSQGEGGTVIDYGSPLSMMYKDHFDRVAELVKAHFNELGIEYIGSLKSFDVCFRLRGRFDISNYPSITLHFQ, from the exons ATGAATCCCGATGTTGAACGTTTGCCTGTAATTTATGAACCGACAAGATTTTACGTTGCAATGGTTGGTTTAG GTGCCAGTAAAACTTTCAATCAAGATGCGCCACTTTATCCTTGGAGGTCATCAACTACATATCGTCATGTTCCTTGTAATACTCATCCTCTTTGTAAGGGAGATAAATACAATGCCGATGGAAAATGCACTTGCTTATCAAAATACGTCAGTGGATCAGTTACATCTGGTATTGTTGCTGAAGAAAAATTCACTCTAGGCTCTGATATTGGTGGCCTTGAAAGTATTGAACTACTCATGGGTTGTGCTTTTATtcaagaaaattttgaaaaatatattggtaaTAATCATTTACGTGGAAAACCCGATCTTATTGTGGGGATATCCGGTTTAGGATCAGAACAATGGTCTTTTCTAAATCAGTTAGGTGTTGTTGGACAAGTTAAATTTGCCTACTGCTTCGAGAGGTTTAACTCGAAAATTGAGGGATCGAACACATATTTAAGGTTTGATGCAGATGCGATAATTGGAGGTGTAGGTCAAGAAGTACGTAAAACTCCCATTATTGTGTCTCACTTTCGGCCGCAACTATATTACTTAAATCTAGAAGATATCAATGTGGGTAACAAAAGAGTAGGATTTCCTAGAGGTACTTTCAAGCTTAACAGTCAAGGAGAAGGAGGTACTGTCATAGATTATGGTTCTCCACTATCTATGATGTATAAAGATCATTTTGATAGAGTTGCAGAGCTGGTGAAGGCACATTTTAACGAGCTCGGAATTGAATATATTGGTTCACTAAAAAGTTTTGATGTTTGTTTCCGCTTACGGGGAAGATTTGATATTAGTAACTATCCTTCCATAACACTTCATTTTCAATAG